TCTCAGGGTGGTCTGAGAGTAGGAAAGGCGGCCGACAGCAGGGAGGGGCTTGAGGTGGGGGGTGGTAGCTGCTGGCAGGAAAGTCCTttacccaaccccccccccagccctagacccagaaatacacacacacacacacacacacactctctctcacacacacacccccagaaCCCCACTTCTTTTTAGTGGAGACATATAGCACACAGCCCTACCCAGTACCCTCAACTGCAGCTCTGGCCTGGCCATCCTGGTCCTTCAAAAACACATTAAGGCCTGAGCTCTTGCCCAGGTTCTCTGAAGCCTTCTCCACTCCTTCCGGTCTCCCAGGTACCTTCAGGCCCACCTCTGGTCATTCTGGGCTGtgagtaccccccacccccaccccagagagaGCAGTGGGGGCATGTTAGGACCTCAGAAAAGGGAATGGCCATGGTCTTCAGCAAGGCACTGGGTGGGTGGGGACAGGACTGGAGCAGGGAGAATAGCAATTTGGCTCTATGGAGCCCCCAcctccttgggtggctcagtcctcagCAACTCCTCCAGCTgctaccctccacccccacagcAGGGCCTCCCTCCTCTTTTCCAAGCCCCTCCAGAGGAGTGGTCACTGGGCAGGCAGCCATCGGAGGGGACCTGGGGCCTGAGACACATGGGCTACTGGCACAGTGTGGATGGAGCAGGGGCTCTGCAGCCTGTGGGGCGTCAGGACCTCAAGCCAAGTCACCCCCGCCAGAGGTCTTCTTCTTGGGCCGGGTCTTCAGTGTCTTGGAAGCCAGTGGCTgttggagggagagaggatgtCAGAGGGCTCAGCCTAGGCTCACATCCCCTCCCCATGTCCACAAGCTCTCACCTCAGCTTTGGGCACTTTTTTGACGGGTTTGACCCGCTTAGGGGCCTTGTCTCCCATATCATCTTCAGAGGTCTCTGTTCGGGGATCTGCCTGGTTCGTGCTAGACCTTAAACTCAGTGCAGGGTCATCTCCTGCTTTGGGGgagcaaaggagagaagaggtCTGGCGGCTCTCTCGCCTGGCCTCCATGCCCTCTGGCCCTCCCAGCCTGGAGCCCTGCCTGTACCTAAGTCCTCGATGGTGTCCAGGAGGCTGCCGGGGCTGGATCGGAGCCGGCTGTCAGGCCCCTGCAGGGGCAGCGCATCATCATCCCGAATCAGGGTCAGGTCCTGCATGCTGAAGCTCCGGAGCTTCTCTGATAGCACCCCCTGGCCCTAGGGTCACCACCACGCACCGGGAGAACCGGAGGAAGGGGCGGGGTGGAGAGAGAGGTTACCATGGAGCACAAGCAGTCCCCGAGCTCAGTGCTTTCCCCACACTGTCCTCACCCTGTCCTACAGCAGCACGGACAGGGTGGCGTTGCCACACACCATCCCTTTGGACAGATGAGGAATCTGGCCCAGGGAGTGGAAATCACACAGCCCGGAGCTGGCAGAGCCCCAAGGACAGGGTAAACAAAAAGGGGCTTGGCCATGGGCATGAAACAGGCAAGGTAGAGTCCTGGGAGCCTGGGTCTGCCCCCATCTCACCTTGGCAGCAGCTGTGACCGCGGCATTGGCAGCCAGGTTCAGGCCCCTCTTGCCCACCCTCATCATGGTCTCATAGCTCTTGTCTCGGGCCTGGGTGATGTACTCGTCGATCTCCTGAGGGGttggaggggaaggagtgggaggTGAGGGGTGGGCTCCACTggccaggccctgccctgcccttgttCACACCTGGACAAAGGCACACAGCCTGCTCCAGGAGGCCAGGGCCCTGGCAGATCACTTCAGGTTCTGGGCACCCACAGGGAGAGCCACAAATGTACACAGCTACAGGCACTAGGCTGCCTCGGCCTGGGGAAGGCGAGGAAGTCAGCTGAGAGTGGGGGCAAACCTTCTCCTTGTTGGACAGTGTCGGGTGCACGAACTTGCGGTAGAGCACACTGGAGCCCTTGGTGTAAGGGGACAGCAGCCATATCACAAAGGCGATCTTGAGCTCAAAGTAGAAGGGGAACCTGTTGGTGGGAGAGAGGCAAGTGGTAGAGCCTGGGATAGGGACTCAGGGGGTGAGCTGATCCCCTGCAAGACCTTGGCTAGCCCCCCACCCCTTAGTGCACTGGGGTCCCCACGTGGCTCGGGTGACTGGGCATTTCTCATCTCCAGGAGAATGGGAGGCTCAGCTGAGACTCCAAGTGGGTTGGTGAGAAGTGCCCCCAGCAAGAATTAACcaccaccccaacccccagcagTGGCTCTCTGCACACTTTACTCTTAGAGTTCTAGGCATCTTACTCTGACAAAAGACTCCGACTCCTCTGCCCGGGGTTTGCTCCTGGGTCCTCACCCCCTTGTCTTCCTGACCTCCCCCCTCATGAGGAAGACTCCCGTCCCTTGCTGTCATGACATGCCTCTTGCTTTTAAGGATTGTTGTCCATTCCCTGGCTCCTTTTCCTTAGGCCACAGACTCCTTCACATCTCCTACATTCTCACAaagctttttgctttgtttgtgtTGAGAAGCATATATGCTCACTGTCCTCAATTTCTAACCCATTATTCTTTCCTAATCTGACCCCACTCAACTTCTGCTAAAACTGTTTTTCTCAAAGGCCACTGGTCCTTACAATCTACAAAGGCAGTCATCTTTTTTCCTCTACCTCTCCATAAAactctcttctctttgtcttaCAATATTCTGTGCTGTTAGTCCTCTCTTCCAAGAGGCATATACTCACCCCGATAAACATTTTTTGAGCTCCTGCTGTGAATATACATATAGGCAATTAAGACATTCTCTGTCCTCCAAGTGCTCGTAACATCGTCTAGTAGTGCTTTGAAATCCTAGCATTGGAACTTTACAAGACTGAGTCCTATTTTACAAACAGGGAAACTGAGACCTACAAAACTATAATCTGCATTCTATGGGGGTGCTTTGGCTGCCACCAGAAAGAAAGGTGGGGGCTCTTTCTCTTATTCTACTGATCAAGCCAGACCTATGTCAGGGAGGGTAGCTATTCAGGACCCCATGGGACTGTGGGGGCTCCAACCAATCTTTGGTTGGCTGGTGGGGTAGAGAGCCTAAACCCTGACcttggggtgcaggggtggggatgCTGGACCTCACCAGGAAAGCACAATATCCGTGAGCGTCTCAGCTGTGGTGAAGAAGGCAAAGACGATCCAGTACATCATCCATTTCACCTGAAGGCACAGAGGATAGTGTCAGCTGGGGTCTCAAGGGAACTGTGTCTGATGCCAACTATGCTGGAGGTGTGGTGGGGAAGGGACACTCAGGATCTCAACTTTGCCTGTGGATCCCACCAGGCCTGGGGGAAAGGGACACAAAGGAACCTTCTGAAAGCAGGGTCTCCTTAGTGCTGAGACATTGGTACAAAGTCACCCCATCTGTAATGTGACCCATGGTCCTCCCCTATCTCTGCCATGTAGTGGGTGGAATGGGAGATGAAGTGTCACAAACTCACATATTCCTTCACGTTTTTTGTCTTCACGGCCTTGTAGGAAGAATAGGCTGGGTACAAGGTGCCAAAGATGAGcctagggaggcaggcagggttaCTGGTCCCCTCGGCCAAGAGCAGTGgcctctccctcccagctctgCATCAGTCAGTCCCTGGGTAGGTAAGGGGAGAAGGACAGAACTCCAGAGTGCCACATCGGCTGGACTGATGAATTCAGATCAGTGGTTATGGTCAAAGTAGTTCAGCCTTGGGTAATACACAAGCGTAGAGGCCTCTGGATGGTTAGGGTGATGCCTTTTCCCCTTTATTGTTCAGGTTTTCTCCAATCCCTTAGGTGAAGAAAGACCCAGAGGCCAGATGGTCCAGTGTGGTCTCTTTAGCCATAATTGCTGGTTATGCATAAACATATCAtggagagtgtgtgtggggggggtccgGTCACCACCATAGGTGTCTCCTTCTCCAGATATGGTGCTCACTCATACCCATCTGCCCTTAACAGAGCCAGGCTGGGAAAGGCCAGGTCTGTAAGGGAATGTGATACCGCCTAACAGGGCCTCTATGTGGCAGTCAGAGGCACCACTGTGGCCCTGGGGACCTGGGGAGCAGAGGGCACAGGGGCAGGAGGCCCTAGAGGGGCAAAAAGGTTTATTACCTCATGTAAGCAGCCTTGGAACCAAGctcaagggggtgggggagggctgggctggAGACTCTGGCTGGAGTACAACCAGGTAGTGACCCCACTGGAGACCACATAAAGGGCACAGGTGAGGGAATAAGAGGAATGATGCCCTCAGGGAGCTCGTCCAGGTAAGAAAAGCAGCCACTCTGAAGGCCACAGGGAGGCACAAGGCCCCAAGATTCCCTCTgtggtgggatgggggaggaagaagggagatcCTGGTAGGTCTAGAGGGAGCCAGAACACAAGCATCTAACAGAATTGAACGGGAAGAAGGCAAGAGGGAGGGAACCCTGGGCTGTCAGTCCCCTACAGTGGAGGCTGAGGGACAGGGTCCTAAGCCGGGACAGGGGTTAGCTGAGGCCCAGGCAAAGCCCCTCCCAGGCCCAGCTGCTTGACAATGTGTGGGTAGTGCCTGTTCTCACAGGAACCTGCCTCATAGAACAGGACGCTTCTGAACTGACCtgtggagatggggtgggggcggACTCCTCAAGGACAAAGTGTGGGGTGTGGGAGCAGCCTTCCCTCCTGGGGcccagggagaggaggcagggacgTAGCTCCACACTGTGGCTGGCTTGGAATGAAGGCCACCTAACGCAGTCCCCTCTGTGCCTTTCACAAATCCAGGCTGAACACACATATCCTCTCCCGGTTCCCTCCCTCACTTTGTCCTCCGGGGATCTCTGCTTCCCAATACCCAGACGTCCTCCCTGGGGGGACTCTAGCGCAAGTGCCCTCATCTCCAGTGTCCTGATAGTGGAAGAGGGTAGAGGCCAAGGCTGTTAGCTATGCCCCCAAGCTATGGAATGAAGAGGCCCTGCTTTGCTTTCCACTCTGCCATTAGCTCTCTCCCCGCAGGGAGAGGAGGGCCCAGGTCTGAGTTGCCCCTCCAGCGGACATCTgctaggtgggggaggggacatgcCACCTCCCCTCATAAATCAGGCCACGCTGCCCAGCCCTGGGATGAGGGAGGGCAAAGgtgcaagaaaattaaaaataaaagggatgaGAAGCCGGGCGTGCTATGGCTCCTCTAATATGCCCCGCTCCAGTCCTAGGTCCTACACCCCATGTCTCGTCTCCGGGGACCCCAAATAGGGACGATGTGCCTTAGGTGACTGTTGTATGAAGCCACGGAGCGGTCCATCCAGGGCTTCAacacacccctcaccccccaaccctattccccctccccctcccagccgGCCGCACCCCGCCACCGCCGCACTCACACCACCAGGCGGGAGATGATCCAGGACACCatggcggggccgggcggggcgaGGGCCGGGGGAACCCGCCCGGGCCGAGGATGCAGGTGCCGGAGgtcgggcggcggcggcggcgacagcAGGAGccgcagtagcagcagcagccgcagcagcagcagccgccgcGGGGGCCGCGGAGCGCTGAGCAGCCGCGGTTAAAGGGGAGGTCCCTGCCGCAGCGGCGGGCCGTGGGCGGTGGCGGCTCTTAAAGGGGAGGCCCCGGctgtggtggcggcggcggcgcgccCCCCTGCACCTGCTACCACCGGGCATGCGCCTTTGACCCTCAGCACCCTGCCTTCCTCTAATCGCTTGTTCCTCTTTCTTGGATTCCAAGCCCTGGTTTGAGGTCCTCACAGGCCTTCAGGTTCCATCCTGACATCCTAATCCCCAGATCCTAGCCCTCCTGCCTTGACCACACCAGGCTGAAAAGGCTTCAACATCCCCTGAGGAATGACTTATTCAGTGCTTACTAAGGGCCAGGCCCTGAGGCAAGAGCTTTACCCGCATTATTTCACGGAATCCTCACTATCATTCCACATGACAGAGGTTAGAATTATCCTCATTTTGAAGATAAGGAAATGGGATGCTTAGGGAAGTTCAGTAATTTGCCAAGGTCACAAAACCACCAAGTCATGCTGCCAAGATGTAACTCATAAAATCTACTTTAGTCAGGCCACATCTCCCAACTGCTGACCAGCAAACTGTCCTCCCCCATTACAGGACCTGTAAAGACACCCGCCCAGCAACTCCTGAAGTCAAGGATGGCTGCACCTGTCCACCTTACCCCTTTTTGGCCATCACCAACCATCCCAG
This genomic interval from Neovison vison isolate M4711 chromosome 1, ASM_NN_V1, whole genome shotgun sequence contains the following:
- the REEP2 gene encoding receptor expression-enhancing protein 2 isoform X2, translated to MVSWIISRLVVLIFGTLYPAYSSYKAVKTKNVKEYVKWMMYWIVFAFFTTAETLTDIVLSWFPFYFELKIAFVIWLLSPYTKGSSVLYRKFVHPTLSNKEKEIDEYITQARDKSYETMMRVGKRGLNLAANAAVTAAAKGQGVLSEKLRSFSMQDLTLIRDDDALPLQGPDSRLRSSPGSLLDTIEDLGDDPALSLRSSTNQADPRTETSEDDMGDKAPKRVKPVKKVPKAEPLASKTLKTRPKKKTSGGGDLA
- the REEP2 gene encoding receptor expression-enhancing protein 2 isoform X1; the encoded protein is MVSWIISRLVVLIFGTLYPAYSSYKAVKTKNVKEYVKWMMYWIVFAFFTTAETLTDIVLSWFPFYFELKIAFVIWLLSPYTKGSSVLYRKFVHPTLSNKEKEIDEYITQARDKSYETMMRVGKRGLNLAANAAVTAAAKGQGVLSEKLRSFSMQDLTLIRDDDALPLQGPDSRLRSSPGSLLDTIEDLAGDDPALSLRSSTNQADPRTETSEDDMGDKAPKRVKPVKKVPKAEPLASKTLKTRPKKKTSGGGDLA
- the REEP2 gene encoding receptor expression-enhancing protein 2 isoform X4, with product MVSWIISRLVVLIFGTLYPAYSSYKAVKTKNVKEYVKWMMYWIVFAFFTTAETLTDIVLSWFPFYFELKIAFVIWLLSPYTKGSSVLYRKFVHPTLSNKEKEIDEYITQARDKSYETMMRVGKRGLNLAANAAVTAAAKGVLSEKLRSFSMQDLTLIRDDDALPLQGPDSRLRSSPGSLLDTIEDLGDDPALSLRSSTNQADPRTETSEDDMGDKAPKRVKPVKKVPKAEPLASKTLKTRPKKKTSGGGDLA
- the REEP2 gene encoding receptor expression-enhancing protein 2 isoform X3; translation: MVSWIISRLVVLIFGTLYPAYSSYKAVKTKNVKEYVKWMMYWIVFAFFTTAETLTDIVLSWFPFYFELKIAFVIWLLSPYTKGSSVLYRKFVHPTLSNKEKEIDEYITQARDKSYETMMRVGKRGLNLAANAAVTAAAKGVLSEKLRSFSMQDLTLIRDDDALPLQGPDSRLRSSPGSLLDTIEDLAGDDPALSLRSSTNQADPRTETSEDDMGDKAPKRVKPVKKVPKAEPLASKTLKTRPKKKTSGGGDLA